The following proteins are encoded in a genomic region of Oncorhynchus keta strain PuntledgeMale-10-30-2019 chromosome 6, Oket_V2, whole genome shotgun sequence:
- the LOC127930852 gene encoding uncharacterized protein LOC127930852 yields the protein MTDHHLKLNLSKTELLFLPGKDCPFHDLAITVDNSIVSSSQSAKNLGVILDNTLTFSTNIKAVSRSCRFMLYNIRRVRPCLTQEAAQVLIQALVISRLDYCNSLLAGLPACAIKPLQLIQNAAARLVFNLPKFSHVTPLLRSLHWLPVEARIRYKTMVLAYGAVRGTAPQYLQALIRPYTQTRALRSSTSGLLASLPLRKYSSRSAQSKLFAALAPNGGTNSLTTPGQRSQSPPSGDT from the coding sequence atgacggatcaccacctcaagctgaacctcagcaagacggagctcctcttcctcccggggaaggactgcccgttccatgatctcgccatcacggttgacaactccattgtgtcctcctcccagagcgctaagaaccttggcgtgatcctggacaacaccctgacgttctcaactaacatcaaggcggtgtcccgttcctgtaggttcatgctctacaacatccgcagagtacgaccctgcctcacacaggaagcggcgcaggtcctaatccaggcacttgtcatctcccgtcttgattactgcaactcgctgttggctgggctccctgcctgtgccattaaacccctacaactcatccagaacgccgcagcccgtctggtgttcaaccttcccaagttctctcacgtcaccccgctcctccgctctctccactggcttccagttgaagctcgcatccgctacaagaccatggtgctcgcctacggagctgtgaggggaacggcacctcagtacctccaggctctgatcaggccctacacccaaacaagggcactgcgttcatccacctctggcctgctcgcctccctaccactgaggaagtacagttcccgctcagcccagtcaaaactgttcgctgctctggcccccaatggtggaacaaactccctcacgacgccaggacagcggagtcaatcaccaccttccggagacacctga